DNA from Brassica napus cultivar Da-Ae chromosome C4, Da-Ae, whole genome shotgun sequence:
AGTCCTTGAATAGTCGTATTTGTAGAAGTATGCAATGTCCAGTGGTTCGGCTAAGAGTTGGTAAAACTGAGATGCATATACCCATTTCTTTCCGAGATGAAAATCAGAAGGTAACTCATTCTTCTCCAACATTCTTATCACACCATCCCAAAACTTAGCTAGCTTTGCCCGACTCACGTTCACCTTCATCTCTCTTTTAGACATTACCTTGAAGTTATCGTAGTAACCGAGCTGCTTTGGTGATCCGTCGCAGTTGTCTTTGAACCATTGAATTTCTAGTCTCGATGGCAAGACATTACCAAGCTCAATAGCTAACTCACTCGATCTCACAATCGGTGCACGAGTAATTTCTGTAGCTGCTTCTATGCATTCTTTCGCTGATACACCACTTGGGTTATCACGAGAGAATCCTAGAGATTCTACGGCTAATGCCACACCAGCTTGGTAGCTATTGTCTGAGAGACTACCACCAGAAAAGCTTCTAGATACGAGAAACTGGTGAGAGAGTGTAGACACGTAATGTTCGTACCTCGGACGTTCCTCAATGTTTGGAGTTCCTGTAGAGTTGAGTATAAAAAACATCTTACGAACTGAATCAGCATTGTCTAAGCAGACACATCCAATGTCGGAACAGAAGAGAAAGGTTCCAAAGGGCCATAAATCATCATTTCTTCGGGGAGCGAGGTCGTGGATGGAGACCACGTTGCAGAAGTTGTGGGCCAAACGTGAACGGGAGATGGAGGAAGAGAGAGATTGGTTTCCGAGCAAAGGACAGCCGAAGGTGATGCAGAGGAGGCGGAATAACGGCTTCGAAGGTTGTGAGAGAAGCCAAAGTGCGGTGAGTGCGGCCACTGCGCCACCAGTTGAATGTCCGGTTATTACCACCTGTTTTCTTTCTTCCATTTCCAATCCTTGTGTGATCTgttacatttataaatttaatcagtGGTAGACATATTTGGTTGGCTTATTGGAAACTGAATTATTAACCTTCTGATTATAGCTACTCCATACTATATAACCTTCTGATTAAATGAACAGTTTTCTCTACTAATGTAAACCGATTTAGAGACTAAATGGTTTGACTAGTGGTGCACAAAACTGATACAACCCGAACCAGAAAAAACAATGttgataaaacaaattaatGAAAGAGACCTGGTTTCATAAATCTCAGCTAAAAGGTAACTTGATCTCTCTCACTTTAGTATGCATTGGCTAGGTTTGAAGTCGTGCTTGTGGTTTCTCTTAATATCTTTCTCATATTGGTATATTACTAGGTTTACAAGGTTTTAGTTTAGTGTCAACGTTATTAGTTACTTTTGCTTCTATAGGCGAGTCACAGACATGGAGTAGCCGGTGCAGATCCTATCTTCTTTTGatgcatttttttgttttatttcaaaatttaattctaCTTTTAATTCATTGCTTGTTTGAATTTCAGAATATttgattttcttgattttcttgcTTATTTGGAGTGTTTCTTACTTTAGTTTTATGTAATGGAATGGAACTTATGTTTTACATTGGTTtcacttttgttttttgttttgttgaaatGTTAACTTTATATTGTAACAAAAAAACGATTGTACAAACTTTTGATCCTAACCTAGGGAccaaaagatatctaaaaggtaAGAATTTCGACCACGAGAATCCTTTGCTTTTTTgctataaataaaaacagagatATAAGCCACTTACAATGTATTTAGGTTATTTTCGGATTTtcaatattttagataattttagaTAAATACACAAAATAGATATATCCAAACTGAAATCGATTTCttggttaaaaaaaactgaatctgAACATGGAGGGTATCAAGCAGATCAGAACTAAAATCCAATAATATTTGAACAATACAAAAATGCCTAGTACCAAAATACACAAAATCCAAAATTATCCAATCCGAATCCAAGTAAAAAGTATCGAAATATCTAGGCCAATAAATACAACACATGCACCCACTAGGTTTACCATCTTTCTAACTTTTCTTCTATCTTTGTAACTTATATATCATGTATCAAGAAAGTAATTAGCCAAACAAAGAAATATCAACAAAGTCCGTTTATGGCCACTTCTTGTGTTTGCTACTCATCAATTGTAAAATCATAGTTGTTTACATTCAAGATCTTCAAATCCTATCTATCAAGAGAAAATGCAGAGATAAAAAACGAGTTTGTGATATAAAGGAGAAAACGAAGCTGTGAAATACACATTTCATGGAAAAGTTTTTACTGGCGCACTCATAGAGTCATAGTCAATAATTTTGATTTGTGAGTGTCAATTGGGCGGACGTGACATccaaaccaaaaattcaattttactTGCTTGTTAGATCCAAGGTCACGACAATGTCATACTATGGGGGAAATTATTATATGTACGAATCTTTCAGGGATTTCTTctaacataaatattatttaatttatttatttgcatATTGTGTAAATGCCTATAGGctataggggtgggcgttcggatatccgttcgggttcggattgggtatttcggtatagaggtgtagaacccgttggGGTATTTATATACTTCGGGTTggattcggatatttttagttcggattcggttatttcggatcgggttcggatatttagattttgaaaaaacagaattaaattttcatttctcaaattttttgtatttaaaaatataactttcacttaactatttttttatttttaatagattgaatggttaatagatttggacataacattttgaaactaaaaagacattaatttggttattgtttttaaattttggatgtaactttttgttaacttttgaaataaaaaatttgacatgcattttaaatgAGTAGCAAATCGTTTtctccgtaattgtatgtatatcatatgagcttaaaatatgtgtagtatcaatataaatattttatataaaatcagagatgtaaactagaaatataaaattaattatacatatgttcgcttattttcggatatccattcgggttcggatattacccgttcgggttcggatatccaatctcttctaattcaatacccgttcggatattctGCTACTTTGGTTCAGATTTTTCgaatcgggttcgggtgccacttcggatatcgggtaaagtgtccACCCCTGATATGCTATATAGCGTTCTAGGGGTTGGTGGGTAATATTCTGAAAAATTCACTTTTCTATTTGGTAGAAAGACTGAGATAACAAAGATgaatattttggtctttttttcttctttaccaATTTGACACCAAAATTAGGATTCGATGGAACTTAGTTATGTTTTTCTAGAACCTAACTTACCAATTTTGATATTTGTCATAGCAGCATTAATTGAATTTGTATTTTCGTCGCATTATTCGAACTTCAATTTGTATGGACAATAATATAGATACGTAAAATACTAAAACTG
Protein-coding regions in this window:
- the LOC106390696 gene encoding lipase-like PAD4 isoform X2 is translated as MEECRFEKSELQASFMTATPLWHDSWSLCEVADRTRSIQIHHIAGIVYVALPAVEITQPDNLVVLKVAGDVSFSALSTSLPSNEPPPMVNGAIRDLFVSSSLHIQSQITQGLEMEERKQVVITGHSTGGAVAALTALWLLSQPSKPLFRLLCITFGCPLLGNQSLSSSISRSRLAHNFCNVVSIHDLAPRRNDDLWPFGTFLFCSDIGCVCLDNADSVRKMFFILNSTGTPNIEERPRYEHYVSTLSHQFLVSRSFSGGSLSDNSYQAGVALAVESLGFSRDNPSGVSAKECIEAATEITRAPIVRSSELAIELGNVLPSRLEIQWFKDNCDGSPKQLGYYDNFKVMSKREMKVNVSRAKLAKFWDGVIRMLEKNELPSDFHLGKKWVYASQFYQLLAEPLDIAYFYKYDYSRTKGHYMENGNRPKRYVEIDKWWKEKGEPHKEKGARTRYASTTQDTCFWAKLEEAKECLDDMKSESIDEQRRYLLWKRIVGFESYAETLVKMKEVSVDVLARNSSYSVWVERLSEFKIKKGNMVADDAMEF
- the LOC106390696 gene encoding lipase-like PAD4 isoform X1, whose protein sequence is MLIKRGGDQERRRLSKRQSSGKYIGKKLKNWLKKSKKLETIFEKSELQASFMTATPLWHDSWSLCEVADRTRSIQIHHIAGIVYVALPAVEITQPDNLVVLKVAGDVSFSALSTSLPSNEPPPMVNGAIRDLFVSSSLHIQSQITQGLEMEERKQVVITGHSTGGAVAALTALWLLSQPSKPLFRLLCITFGCPLLGNQSLSSSISRSRLAHNFCNVVSIHDLAPRRNDDLWPFGTFLFCSDIGCVCLDNADSVRKMFFILNSTGTPNIEERPRYEHYVSTLSHQFLVSRSFSGGSLSDNSYQAGVALAVESLGFSRDNPSGVSAKECIEAATEITRAPIVRSSELAIELGNVLPSRLEIQWFKDNCDGSPKQLGYYDNFKVMSKREMKVNVSRAKLAKFWDGVIRMLEKNELPSDFHLGKKWVYASQFYQLLAEPLDIAYFYKYDYSRTKGHYMENGNRPKRYVEIDKWWKEKGEPHKEKGARTRYASTTQDTCFWAKLEEAKECLDDMKSESIDEQRRYLLWKRIVGFESYAETLVKMKEVSVDVLARNSSYSVWVERLSEFKIKKGNMVADDAMEF